Proteins encoded within one genomic window of Phototrophicus methaneseepsis:
- a CDS encoding ComEC/Rec2 family competence protein, whose translation MRLVYVVLGWLAGILLAAAMPQLPAIFWLLAVTAAVFILVIGWRSPQRVFLLSLCALTLGSYRMELVPRAGTVAYLNSTPQTVQIEGLIVSEPRVRTDRVDLRVDVASAFNGQDVLDVNGLVLVSVRGQSSLSYGDHIRASGYLGLPATFDTFSYADYLARSGVFSVMQNARVEVLSHDEGSPLYAALLSSKTRAHHLIEQALPDPSSALLSGILLGDESGIDPQLADDFSAVGASHIIAISGFNMVIVSGVVMGLLGRITTQRWLAVFIGLLALGLYTLFVGASAAVVRAALMSSLLVIAPLLRRKTYVPASLAFVVLLLTIVNPLSLWDVGFQLSAAAVLGLALFAEPLQRYMDAFMVWLLPNRVEATAAKLIREPLVVTLAVQLTTLPLTILYFQKLSLVVLVVNLLIVPVQAALLIVGGVALLVAFASPMIALPLFWLDGLLLGWTIGVVRWFAAWPGANITFYIDPRLIALYFLLVVGGALLMSAKPLWVLRLTSFVRQRLVLNVVMWGGLGVVLLSGAILLSRPDGLLHIWFLDVGHSNAILVQTPGGAQMLIDGGAYPSRLLTALGDRMPFYDREIEVIVVTQPDENDIAALPAVLNRYQAGVILTNGHPIVTQVQQDMIDLAADAPVVPVTAGYEIAFDDTVRVEVLHPSQAPQTDEAFNTDSVVLRLYYGDVSFLLMGDLSAEGQASLLENGLWPAANILQVPNHAREDAINEDFLQAVQPQVALVHIDEANRWGDPGGRSLTLLADMPLYRSDVMGPLHFWSDGTTAWVSPDF comes from the coding sequence ATGCGCCTCGTCTATGTGGTTTTAGGCTGGTTGGCTGGCATTTTGCTGGCGGCAGCCATGCCTCAACTTCCGGCGATCTTCTGGTTGCTGGCTGTGACTGCTGCTGTGTTTATCCTGGTGATTGGTTGGCGCAGCCCTCAGCGCGTCTTTTTGCTGTCACTCTGTGCACTCACATTAGGTAGTTACCGCATGGAATTGGTGCCACGTGCTGGGACAGTCGCTTACTTAAATAGCACGCCGCAGACTGTACAGATTGAGGGATTGATCGTCAGTGAGCCTCGTGTGCGGACAGATCGCGTCGATCTACGCGTGGATGTCGCTTCTGCTTTTAATGGGCAGGATGTTTTGGATGTCAACGGGCTTGTGCTCGTCAGCGTGCGCGGTCAGTCCTCCCTATCGTATGGGGATCATATCCGTGCGAGTGGTTACCTGGGGCTGCCTGCCACATTCGATACCTTTTCTTATGCAGATTACCTGGCTCGCAGCGGCGTCTTCAGCGTGATGCAAAACGCGCGTGTTGAAGTGTTATCGCATGATGAAGGCTCGCCGTTATACGCGGCTCTCCTAAGCTCGAAGACGCGCGCACATCATTTGATTGAACAAGCATTACCAGACCCATCTTCTGCGCTGTTATCGGGTATTCTGCTGGGTGATGAAAGTGGGATAGACCCTCAGCTAGCGGATGACTTTAGCGCTGTGGGGGCGTCGCATATCATCGCAATCAGCGGCTTTAACATGGTTATTGTTAGTGGCGTCGTCATGGGCCTTTTGGGCCGCATCACAACGCAGCGTTGGTTGGCTGTCTTCATTGGCTTATTGGCCCTGGGGCTTTATACACTCTTCGTCGGGGCCAGTGCAGCTGTCGTGCGTGCGGCTTTGATGAGCTCGTTGTTGGTCATTGCGCCACTGTTGCGGCGTAAAACCTATGTGCCCGCTTCTCTGGCCTTTGTCGTGCTGCTGCTGACGATAGTGAACCCACTTTCGCTGTGGGATGTTGGTTTTCAGTTAAGCGCCGCGGCTGTCCTTGGTCTGGCTTTATTTGCAGAGCCTTTGCAGCGCTATATGGATGCTTTTATGGTGTGGTTGCTGCCTAATCGTGTGGAAGCGACCGCAGCGAAACTCATACGAGAACCGCTTGTGGTGACGTTAGCTGTGCAGCTAACAACACTCCCTCTGACGATCCTGTATTTTCAAAAGCTCTCCCTGGTCGTGTTGGTTGTTAATTTGTTGATTGTCCCTGTTCAGGCGGCATTGCTGATCGTTGGCGGTGTTGCGCTCCTGGTGGCTTTTGCCTCGCCTATGATCGCGCTGCCCTTGTTCTGGTTGGATGGTTTGCTGTTGGGTTGGACGATTGGAGTGGTGCGCTGGTTTGCCGCTTGGCCCGGTGCGAATATCACCTTCTATATAGATCCGCGTCTTATCGCGTTGTATTTTTTGCTGGTTGTAGGAGGGGCCCTGCTGATGTCGGCAAAGCCTTTATGGGTGCTGCGACTGACGTCTTTTGTGCGTCAGCGCCTGGTCTTAAATGTAGTGATGTGGGGCGGGCTAGGGGTTGTGCTGCTGAGTGGTGCGATCTTACTCAGCCGCCCGGATGGCTTGTTACACATCTGGTTCCTTGATGTCGGACATAGCAATGCGATCCTGGTGCAGACGCCTGGTGGCGCGCAGATGCTTATTGATGGTGGGGCATATCCATCCCGCCTCTTAACCGCGTTAGGGGATCGCATGCCTTTTTATGACCGTGAGATCGAAGTCATCGTCGTGACACAGCCCGATGAAAACGATATTGCGGCCTTACCTGCTGTCCTCAATCGGTATCAGGCTGGGGTGATCTTGACGAATGGACATCCCATTGTCACGCAGGTGCAGCAGGATATGATAGATCTGGCTGCGGATGCACCGGTTGTTCCTGTAACAGCCGGCTATGAGATTGCCTTTGATGATACTGTGCGTGTTGAGGTGTTGCATCCGTCGCAGGCACCCCAAACGGATGAGGCATTCAACACGGATTCTGTCGTGCTGCGCCTTTATTATGGGGATGTATCTTTTTTGTTGATGGGTGATCTGAGTGCAGAAGGGCAGGCCTCACTACTAGAAAACGGCCTATGGCCTGCTGCTAATATCTTACAAGTGCCGAACCACGCGCGAGAAGATGCAATCAACGAGGATTTCTTACAAGCGGTACAACCGCAGGTCGCCCTGGTCCATATTGACGAAGCCAATCGTTGGGGCGATCCTGGCGGTCGTTCACTGACTTTATTAGCTGATATGCCCTTGTATCGCAGTGACGTGATGGGTCCGCTCCATTTCTGGAGTGATGGCACAACAGCCTGGGTTTCGCCGGATTTTTAA
- a CDS encoding 2-oxoacid:ferredoxin oxidoreductase subunit beta: protein MPSENVLGLSRNDYKGRKSTLCPGCGHDSISNQIISMAFDLGLEQHNLLKMSGIGCSSKTPAYFLGRSHGFNALHGRMPSVVTGALMANRELKAVAVSGDGDTGSIGMGQFKHVIRRNIPFVYIIENNGVYGLTKGQFSATADEGQELKYYGRNDLPAIDLALEAIIAGATFVARSFSGDAKQVQSLLQAAIRHKGIAVIDIISPCVTFNNSELSTKSYPYGKENEIPLHEIQVVAPDYVEAKEEITIGDYDAGEIIDVDMHDGTLVRLKKLGRDHDPRNRLQALTVLEEAQREELFLTGLIYYEEPRPTLAEAENLVPTGLVKLPAEALRPSADQLADVMASFR, encoded by the coding sequence ATGCCAAGCGAAAACGTACTGGGTTTAAGCCGTAACGACTATAAAGGCCGCAAAAGTACCCTATGCCCTGGCTGCGGCCATGATTCCATCAGCAATCAGATCATCAGCATGGCCTTTGACCTGGGCCTTGAACAACATAATTTACTTAAAATGAGCGGCATTGGCTGCTCTAGCAAAACACCTGCTTACTTCCTGGGGCGCTCACACGGGTTTAACGCGCTGCATGGCCGTATGCCTTCTGTCGTCACCGGTGCCCTGATGGCGAACCGGGAACTTAAAGCGGTTGCCGTCAGCGGCGATGGCGATACGGGCAGCATCGGCATGGGCCAGTTCAAACATGTGATTCGCCGTAACATCCCCTTTGTGTATATTATCGAGAACAATGGGGTCTATGGCCTGACGAAGGGCCAATTCAGCGCCACAGCAGACGAAGGCCAGGAACTGAAATACTATGGCCGTAATGATCTACCCGCTATTGATCTCGCCCTGGAAGCCATCATCGCAGGGGCAACATTTGTGGCGCGCAGCTTTAGCGGCGATGCCAAACAAGTCCAATCACTGTTACAGGCAGCCATTCGTCACAAAGGTATCGCGGTTATCGATATCATCAGCCCATGTGTGACTTTCAATAACAGCGAGCTTTCGACAAAGAGCTACCCTTACGGCAAAGAAAATGAAATTCCTTTGCACGAGATCCAGGTCGTCGCGCCGGATTATGTCGAAGCTAAAGAAGAAATCACCATTGGCGATTACGACGCTGGCGAAATCATCGATGTCGATATGCACGATGGTACGCTCGTCCGCCTGAAAAAACTTGGCCGTGACCATGATCCACGCAATCGGCTGCAAGCACTGACGGTACTGGAAGAAGCTCAGCGAGAAGAACTTTTCCTGACAGGGCTAATCTACTATGAAGAGCCACGCCCCACCCTGGCAGAAGCAGAAAATCTGGTTCCTACAGGTTTAGTAAAACTACCCGCAGAAGCCCTGCGTCCCTCTGCTGACCAACTCGCGGACGTGATGGCGAGCTTCCGCTAA
- a CDS encoding YihY/virulence factor BrkB family protein: MLRERTEQIRQQVHEMATEWWSQRSEATQLLPGYVWRAVRNYLRGGSRQAAALAYYAIFSVFPLVLLLAVGVGSLVGPAVAQDQIASGLQLFLPETTVIEIQDTIGAAVNQSTEFSLIALAGLVWSATGLFSNITLALDTIFAVPAIRSLWRMRLLAVLMGLTLVTLVLASFITSGVLRLLQTPALELNVWLTIGIWFLPLGLDLVIFALLFRYVPARHVHWDAVWPAAVFGAVGWEVAKQSFEWYLGNLNNFNLIYGGIATGIVLLFWAFLIASIFLFSAELCARLNEWLIDLREREAQRRMEEQPMVTLHGHRRTHFLDS, encoded by the coding sequence ATGCTACGTGAACGGACCGAACAAATCCGCCAACAAGTGCATGAGATGGCAACGGAATGGTGGTCGCAGCGCAGTGAGGCGACCCAGCTTTTGCCGGGTTACGTCTGGCGTGCTGTTCGTAACTATTTGCGTGGTGGTTCCCGGCAGGCCGCTGCATTGGCCTATTATGCGATCTTTTCCGTTTTCCCGCTGGTGTTGCTGCTAGCTGTTGGCGTGGGGAGCCTGGTTGGTCCAGCCGTGGCGCAGGATCAGATTGCGAGCGGGTTACAACTCTTCTTGCCAGAAACCACAGTGATAGAAATTCAGGACACCATCGGTGCAGCCGTAAATCAGAGTACTGAGTTTAGTCTGATCGCGTTGGCAGGTCTGGTATGGTCTGCGACAGGGTTGTTCTCAAATATCACGCTCGCTCTGGATACGATCTTTGCTGTGCCTGCAATACGCAGTTTATGGCGCATGCGGTTGCTCGCTGTGCTGATGGGCTTAACGCTCGTCACACTGGTCTTGGCTTCTTTTATCACATCCGGGGTGCTGCGGCTCTTACAAACCCCTGCTCTGGAACTAAATGTCTGGCTGACTATTGGCATCTGGTTTTTACCGTTGGGCCTGGATCTGGTGATTTTTGCATTGCTGTTCCGCTATGTGCCAGCTCGCCATGTGCATTGGGATGCTGTCTGGCCTGCGGCTGTTTTTGGTGCAGTCGGTTGGGAAGTCGCCAAACAATCCTTCGAATGGTATCTGGGTAATCTGAACAACTTCAACTTGATCTATGGTGGTATTGCGACAGGTATTGTGCTGTTGTTCTGGGCATTTTTAATTGCTTCGATTTTTCTCTTTAGTGCGGAGCTTTGTGCGCGGCTTAACGAGTGGCTGATCGACTTGCGGGAGCGCGAAGCTCAACGGCGTATGGAAGAGCAGCCTATGGTCACGCTACACGGCCATCGTCGGACCCATTTTTTGGATTCCTGA
- the tnpA gene encoding IS200/IS605 family transposase translates to MSKSLAHTKWMCKYHIVFTPKYRRKVIYNQYKASIVEILKDLCKWKGVEIIEGNARIDHIHLLVSIPPKYSVSVIMGYLKGKSATMIFDRHANLKYKFGNRHFWARGYYVSTVGLNEATIAKYVREQEKHDQMMDRISTKEHDDPFRG, encoded by the coding sequence ATGAGCAAAAGTCTAGCACACACGAAATGGATGTGTAAGTATCACATCGTGTTCACGCCCAAGTACCGACGGAAAGTAATCTACAACCAGTACAAAGCCAGTATTGTGGAGATATTGAAGGATTTGTGCAAGTGGAAAGGCGTGGAGATCATAGAGGGAAACGCCCGAATCGATCACATCCATCTGTTAGTATCGATCCCACCCAAATATAGCGTGTCGGTTATCATGGGCTATCTGAAAGGCAAGAGTGCCACGATGATCTTTGACCGCCATGCGAATCTAAAATACAAGTTCGGGAATCGGCATTTCTGGGCGCGAGGCTACTACGTAAGCACAGTAGGACTGAATGAAGCGACGATCGCAAAGTACGTGCGTGAGCAAGAGAAACACGATCAAATGATGGATCGGATCAGCACAAAAGAGCATGACGACCCCTTTAGGGGTTAG
- a CDS encoding 2-oxoacid:acceptor oxidoreductase subunit alpha — MQAPTNFQTQSPGDVIINDFAFSVATANGSGSQTSNNVLVQTLFNMGIPVNGKNLFPSNIKGLPTWYTIRASKDGYTARRATTEIVVAYNSATVVEDVHDLPSGGVCIIRDDIQRMAPQRDDIVTYVVPIKDLMNQADVPSAFSKRVENMTYVGAVAQLFDIPLDMIYTSLLKNFNGKAKPAEMNFAVIQLAYDYFKENVEKVDPYRFEKMNGTAGKILITGNEAGALGAIFGGVQVVSWYPITPSTSLVDGIITYKHLRNDKETGQSTVAVIQAEDELAAAGMIIGAGFAGARSMTATSGPGISLMAEFAGLAHYAEIPCVFWDITRMGPSTGMPTRTSQGDILFTYYLGHGDSHQFCLMPGSPEEAFEFGWRAFDLAEQLQAPIFVLSDLDLGMNNWMAEPFTYPDEPVKRGKVLNAEQLQQFIGEHGSWGRYLDVDGDGVGYRTIPGTDHPMAAYFARGTGHDEYAVYSERSDTWLKNMARLKHKHYHTGRQMLPQPIIDYDESKSIGIITFGTNEPAIVEARDLLAAQGIETNYLRVRSLPLAESVLEFIKAHDRVYVIENNFDGQLHQIMKVEFAEQIANTKSLSLGDGLPMAARWIIDSILEYEG, encoded by the coding sequence TTGCAAGCTCCTACTAACTTCCAAACACAATCTCCAGGTGACGTCATCATCAACGACTTCGCCTTCTCTGTTGCCACAGCAAACGGCTCCGGCAGCCAGACATCGAATAATGTCCTTGTGCAAACCCTGTTCAACATGGGCATTCCCGTTAACGGTAAAAATCTTTTCCCATCCAATATCAAAGGCCTACCGACCTGGTACACAATCCGCGCCAGCAAAGATGGCTATACGGCACGTCGTGCCACAACGGAAATCGTGGTCGCCTATAATAGTGCCACCGTTGTCGAAGATGTTCACGATCTGCCAAGCGGTGGCGTTTGTATCATCCGCGACGATATCCAGCGCATGGCTCCCCAGCGAGATGATATCGTAACCTATGTTGTGCCCATCAAAGACCTGATGAACCAGGCAGACGTCCCCAGCGCCTTCTCTAAGCGCGTTGAAAATATGACTTATGTTGGCGCCGTGGCCCAGCTCTTTGATATTCCGTTGGACATGATCTATACCAGCCTCTTGAAGAACTTCAACGGCAAAGCTAAACCTGCTGAGATGAACTTCGCCGTCATCCAACTGGCTTATGATTACTTCAAAGAAAACGTAGAAAAAGTCGATCCTTATCGCTTTGAGAAGATGAATGGCACAGCAGGTAAAATCCTGATCACAGGTAACGAAGCGGGGGCGTTAGGCGCTATATTTGGCGGTGTGCAGGTCGTCTCCTGGTATCCCATCACCCCATCAACCAGCCTCGTGGATGGCATCATCACATATAAGCATCTGCGCAATGATAAAGAAACGGGCCAATCGACAGTAGCCGTCATCCAGGCAGAAGATGAGCTGGCCGCTGCCGGGATGATCATCGGGGCAGGCTTCGCCGGTGCCAGGTCAATGACAGCAACAAGCGGCCCCGGTATCAGCCTGATGGCCGAATTCGCCGGATTGGCCCACTATGCTGAAATTCCTTGTGTCTTCTGGGATATCACCCGTATGGGTCCCAGTACAGGGATGCCAACGCGTACCAGCCAGGGCGATATTCTGTTTACTTACTACCTTGGCCATGGCGATAGCCACCAATTTTGCCTGATGCCTGGGTCGCCAGAAGAAGCCTTTGAATTTGGCTGGCGCGCATTCGACTTAGCAGAGCAACTCCAGGCTCCTATCTTCGTCCTGAGCGATCTGGATCTGGGTATGAATAACTGGATGGCTGAGCCATTCACCTATCCCGATGAGCCCGTTAAACGCGGCAAAGTCCTCAATGCAGAACAGTTGCAGCAGTTCATTGGGGAGCACGGCAGTTGGGGACGTTACCTGGATGTCGATGGCGATGGTGTTGGCTACCGGACGATTCCGGGCACAGATCATCCTATGGCGGCCTATTTTGCTCGTGGTACAGGGCATGATGAATATGCGGTCTACAGTGAACGTAGCGATACCTGGCTGAAGAATATGGCCCGCCTCAAGCATAAGCATTACCACACCGGGCGGCAGATGCTGCCACAGCCGATCATTGATTATGACGAGAGTAAATCCATCGGCATCATCACATTCGGCACCAATGAGCCAGCTATCGTTGAGGCACGCGATCTACTGGCGGCGCAGGGCATCGAAACCAATTATCTGCGCGTACGCTCTCTGCCCCTGGCAGAAAGCGTGTTGGAATTCATCAAAGCCCATGACCGCGTTTATGTCATTGAAAATAACTTCGATGGACAGCTCCACCAGATTATGAAGGTTGAATTCGCTGAACAGATAGCGAATACAAAATCGCTCTCGCTGGGTGATGGCCTTCCCATGGCCGCCCGCTGGATCATCGATAGCATTCTGGAATATGAAGGGTAA
- the nusB gene encoding transcription antitermination factor NusB: protein MSDEPQYMDFDPDGDDIVDRVVVDHASPSTDRSVARRVALQALYEIDAAGHAPGDVLLNMITDDEDVRKVRAYIRRLVTGILAHRGNLDEVLQTYAPEFPLQQIAVVDRNVLRIALYEMAIGTRTPIGVAIDEAVELAKLFGADGSARFVNGVLGTIALNIEPLRAQLRGEGMPDEDDDFDDDYIDEAEPETEPPSPLD, encoded by the coding sequence ATGAGTGACGAACCACAATACATGGATTTTGACCCTGATGGCGACGACATCGTTGATCGTGTTGTTGTCGATCATGCTTCGCCTTCAACAGACCGTAGTGTCGCAAGACGCGTCGCTTTGCAGGCGTTATATGAGATCGATGCGGCGGGCCACGCGCCAGGGGATGTGTTACTAAATATGATCACGGACGATGAAGATGTGCGCAAGGTTCGCGCATATATTCGTCGCCTTGTAACCGGCATTCTAGCTCACCGTGGTAATCTCGATGAGGTATTACAGACATATGCGCCGGAATTCCCATTGCAGCAAATTGCCGTAGTTGATAGGAATGTCTTACGGATTGCCCTCTATGAAATGGCGATTGGTACGCGTACGCCGATTGGCGTTGCTATTGATGAAGCCGTTGAGTTGGCAAAGTTATTCGGTGCAGATGGTTCTGCTCGGTTTGTAAATGGCGTGCTTGGGACGATTGCTCTGAATATTGAGCCGCTGCGTGCTCAGTTGCGCGGTGAGGGCATGCCTGATGAAGATGACGACTTTGACGATGATTATATTGATGAAGCGGAGCCTGAAACAGAGCCGCCATCACCGTTGGACTAA
- a CDS encoding cation-translocating P-type ATPase has translation MEQYYRLEASQALEKLNVDADKGLSSEEASKRREEFGPNELPRDEGINWFQLITSQFTDLMVIILIIAAVISAFLGETTDVIVILIIVVLNAALGIYQEYQAEQALAALSALQVPQVRVRRNGEVHQLSAENLVPGDIVLLDEGDRVPADGRLVTNVNLRIEEAALTGESVPVDKFVHAVQSDDDLPVGDQANMAFMGTSVTYGRGTLLVTETGLRTEIGKIAGMLLGVEEGETPLQRRLDQLGKVLAGGALLVVAIVFIVGVAVQGIAPQQMFLIAVSLAVAAVPEGLPALVTIGLSLGASRMVNRHALIRRLPAVETLGSVTVICSDKTGTLTKNEMTATFLALPGRDDVNVSGIGYTPKGDFIEEDGDLLDPSNDVAVARFVKAMALSTNAFLEPVDNGSVNIVGDTTEGALLVAARKVGWTREKLEEDMPRIAELPFSSERKAMTTVHKVGGTSANDLFTDMEYVSITKGAPDRLITWATEEHLPSGPRALSDDRRQRWHDEVNEMASQGLRVLGVAYRPLETDPGETLDEEIERELVLLGLVGILDPARPEAKEAVKVAKAAGIRTIMITGDHALTGEAIARDLGILNENEHAITGSQLDKMSDQEITAALKQTSCFARVSPAHKLKLVKLLQENGEIAAMTGDGVNDAPALKQADIGVAMGITGTEVSKGAAEMVLTDDNFASIVSAVEEGRAIYDNIRKFIKYLLSSNVGEILVMFVALLMNLKIPLLAIQILWINLVTDGLPAIALGFESAEEGVMKRRPRPKDESIFAGGIGRHIIVIGLLIAALTLGGYLWGHYQYGMEPFSATLGLEDFTYEELTELVDEALVPESWDSLNEGQRIAILNEEYASLSSADLEPILSDEVALPSDWDSLDEEARMTFFGEGAGADIPLLEHEANDDIVGQAERIPRTIAFTILAFTQMFEVMGIHAGDRISFFRKGFGKNNLLLGAVISTFLLQLAVIYVPFLQNAFHTAPLGGTELLLSLALASLVLVAVEIEKVINRREEDEEQAAFAAAS, from the coding sequence ATGGAACAATACTATCGGCTGGAAGCCAGCCAGGCCCTTGAAAAACTCAACGTCGATGCCGACAAGGGTTTATCGTCCGAAGAAGCATCCAAAAGACGTGAAGAATTCGGGCCGAATGAGTTACCACGCGATGAAGGGATTAACTGGTTCCAGCTTATAACAAGCCAGTTTACAGACTTAATGGTCATTATCCTGATTATCGCCGCTGTGATTTCAGCATTTTTAGGAGAAACGACAGATGTCATCGTCATCCTCATCATTGTCGTTCTCAACGCCGCACTTGGCATTTATCAGGAATATCAAGCCGAGCAAGCCCTCGCAGCACTCAGTGCCTTACAAGTCCCCCAGGTACGCGTCCGGCGTAATGGTGAGGTCCATCAACTGAGTGCAGAAAATCTCGTCCCTGGTGACATTGTTCTCCTGGATGAAGGGGACCGTGTACCGGCAGATGGTCGACTGGTTACAAACGTCAACCTCCGCATTGAAGAAGCGGCCCTAACAGGGGAATCGGTCCCGGTCGATAAATTCGTCCATGCCGTCCAGAGCGATGATGACCTCCCAGTTGGCGACCAGGCCAATATGGCCTTTATGGGTACCTCCGTCACTTATGGGCGTGGGACCTTACTCGTAACCGAAACCGGCCTACGCACAGAAATTGGTAAAATTGCTGGCATGTTGCTGGGCGTAGAAGAAGGCGAAACGCCGCTGCAACGCCGTTTGGACCAACTGGGTAAAGTCCTGGCTGGTGGGGCGCTCCTCGTCGTCGCGATTGTGTTCATTGTCGGCGTCGCGGTACAGGGTATCGCACCACAGCAAATGTTCCTGATCGCTGTATCACTGGCTGTTGCTGCTGTACCAGAAGGCTTACCTGCCCTCGTGACGATTGGGCTTTCGCTGGGTGCCAGCCGTATGGTTAACCGCCACGCCCTGATACGACGCCTACCCGCTGTTGAAACTCTGGGTTCTGTGACCGTCATCTGCTCCGATAAAACAGGTACACTCACCAAGAACGAGATGACCGCCACCTTCCTGGCGCTGCCGGGCCGTGATGATGTGAACGTCAGCGGCATTGGCTATACACCAAAAGGTGACTTTATCGAAGAAGATGGTGACCTGCTTGATCCATCCAATGATGTTGCCGTGGCACGCTTCGTCAAGGCGATGGCGCTCTCAACCAATGCGTTCCTGGAGCCAGTCGACAATGGCAGCGTGAATATCGTCGGCGATACCACCGAAGGTGCACTCCTGGTCGCAGCACGTAAAGTTGGCTGGACGCGCGAAAAGCTCGAAGAAGACATGCCGCGTATTGCTGAACTGCCTTTCAGCAGTGAACGCAAGGCGATGACGACAGTCCATAAAGTGGGTGGCACCTCTGCAAATGATCTCTTTACGGACATGGAATATGTCTCGATCACAAAAGGTGCACCAGACCGTTTGATTACCTGGGCAACTGAGGAACATCTACCCAGTGGGCCACGGGCTCTTTCTGACGATCGTCGCCAGCGCTGGCACGATGAAGTCAATGAAATGGCGAGCCAAGGGCTACGCGTCCTCGGTGTGGCTTACCGTCCGCTAGAAACAGACCCCGGCGAAACTCTCGATGAAGAAATCGAACGCGAACTGGTCCTGCTGGGTCTGGTCGGCATTCTTGATCCGGCTCGTCCTGAAGCTAAAGAAGCCGTTAAAGTCGCTAAAGCGGCTGGCATCCGCACCATTATGATTACAGGCGACCACGCCCTAACAGGCGAAGCCATTGCCCGTGACCTAGGCATCCTCAATGAGAATGAACATGCCATTACAGGCAGCCAGCTCGATAAGATGAGCGATCAAGAAATTACGGCCGCCCTCAAACAGACTTCCTGCTTTGCGCGTGTCTCCCCTGCTCATAAGCTGAAGCTCGTGAAGCTGCTGCAAGAAAACGGCGAGATTGCAGCCATGACAGGCGACGGTGTGAACGACGCCCCCGCCCTTAAGCAAGCAGATATCGGCGTCGCGATGGGTATCACCGGGACAGAGGTCAGTAAGGGTGCCGCAGAGATGGTCCTTACAGACGATAACTTCGCCTCTATCGTCTCAGCGGTAGAAGAAGGCCGCGCCATCTACGATAACATTCGTAAGTTCATCAAATACCTGCTCAGCTCCAACGTTGGCGAAATCCTAGTGATGTTCGTTGCGCTCCTGATGAACCTGAAGATTCCGTTACTGGCAATCCAAATCCTCTGGATTAACCTCGTGACAGATGGCCTGCCAGCGATTGCACTTGGCTTTGAATCTGCGGAAGAAGGCGTCATGAAACGCCGCCCACGCCCCAAGGACGAGAGTATTTTCGCAGGTGGTATCGGACGCCATATCATCGTCATCGGCCTCTTAATTGCAGCCTTGACGCTGGGTGGCTACCTATGGGGCCATTATCAATATGGTATGGAACCCTTCAGCGCGACACTTGGCCTTGAAGACTTCACCTATGAAGAACTGACAGAACTTGTCGATGAAGCCCTGGTGCCGGAAAGTTGGGATAGTCTGAATGAGGGTCAGCGGATTGCAATCCTCAACGAAGAATATGCCAGCTTGAGCAGTGCAGACTTGGAACCCATCCTGAGTGATGAAGTCGCCTTGCCATCTGACTGGGATAGCCTTGATGAAGAAGCGCGAATGACCTTCTTCGGTGAAGGTGCAGGCGCAGATATCCCATTGTTAGAGCATGAAGCTAATGATGATATTGTCGGTCAGGCTGAGCGTATCCCGCGTACTATCGCCTTTACAATCCTGGCCTTTACGCAGATGTTCGAAGTGATGGGCATCCACGCTGGTGACCGTATCTCCTTCTTCCGTAAGGGCTTTGGTAAAAACAATCTGCTCCTGGGGGCCGTCATCAGCACCTTCCTACTGCAATTGGCCGTGATTTACGTGCCCTTCTTGCAGAATGCGTTCCATACAGCACCCCTTGGAGGCACCGAGCTCCTGCTATCGCTCGCACTGGCATCGCTTGTACTCGTCGCTGTTGAGATCGAAAAGGTCATCAACCGCCGCGAAGAAGATGAAGAGCAAGCTGCTTTTGCAGCCGCCTCCTAA